A genomic region of Azoarcus sp. KH32C contains the following coding sequences:
- a CDS encoding SURF1 family protein, producing MAARRLHPVPLLAGIAVAVLTLQLGNWQIRRADEKAVLQADYASPERSEPHPLGAQPPAEWQTVDLRGQWLADRTILIDNRVHAGRAGFHVFTPLRLAGQGGWVLVNRGWVAAPPDRAHPPAVMTPGGEVEVSARVRHPESKPFTLEGGGATQAGVVWQTLDLARYRAWSSIPVADFYLQQNDPAPDGLVRDWPAPDAGIDRHRGYALQWYAMAALAAALTLRYIWQSSDISMRRHYVRRDSR from the coding sequence ATGGCGGCCCGACGTCTGCATCCCGTTCCGCTGCTCGCCGGCATTGCCGTCGCGGTGCTGACGCTGCAGCTGGGCAACTGGCAGATCCGCCGGGCGGACGAAAAGGCGGTGCTGCAGGCGGATTACGCCTCCCCGGAGCGGAGCGAGCCCCATCCGCTCGGCGCGCAGCCTCCGGCCGAATGGCAGACCGTCGATCTGCGCGGCCAATGGCTCGCGGATCGCACGATCCTCATCGACAATCGCGTGCACGCCGGTCGCGCCGGCTTCCACGTATTCACCCCGCTGCGGCTCGCGGGGCAGGGCGGCTGGGTGCTCGTCAATCGCGGCTGGGTCGCCGCGCCGCCCGATCGCGCTCATCCTCCTGCGGTGATGACTCCCGGCGGCGAGGTCGAGGTCTCCGCACGAGTCCGTCATCCCGAGAGCAAACCCTTCACCCTGGAGGGGGGCGGTGCGACGCAGGCCGGTGTCGTCTGGCAGACCCTGGATCTCGCGCGCTATCGGGCCTGGTCGTCGATTCCCGTCGCGGATTTCTACCTGCAGCAGAACGACCCCGCTCCGGACGGCCTCGTACGTGACTGGCCGGCGCCGGACGCCGGCATCGATCGGCACCGCGGCTACGCCTTGCAGTGGTATGCGATGGCGGCACTCGCGGCGGCGCTGACCCTGCGCTACATCTGGCAATCGAGCGACATCAGTATGCGGAGGCATTATGTTCGGCGCGATTCTCGCTGA
- a CDS encoding cytochrome c oxidase subunit 3, giving the protein MAHTLEKYFVPEPSKYPIFGSVALLLFGTGAAMWLNNVGPGRWVFFLGIAVLVFMMIGWFGQVVRESESGKYGHRVDRSFRWSMGWFIFSEVMFFAAFFGALFYVRVLSVPWLSSGDNLALLWQGFVGNWPTAGPGKAAPFTPMDAWGIPAINTIILLTSGGTLTWAHHGLRHGNRGQLKLGLLITILLGVTFLTLQVHEYSHAYSELNLRLDTGVYGSTFYFLTGFHGLHVTVGAIMLTVMLLRAMAGHFRPDDHFGFEAATWYWHFVDVVWLMLFVVVYWL; this is encoded by the coding sequence CTGCTCTTCGGCACTGGCGCGGCGATGTGGCTCAACAACGTCGGGCCCGGGCGCTGGGTCTTCTTTCTCGGCATCGCAGTGCTCGTCTTCATGATGATCGGCTGGTTCGGACAGGTCGTGCGCGAATCCGAAAGCGGCAAGTACGGCCACCGCGTCGACCGTTCCTTCCGCTGGTCGATGGGCTGGTTCATCTTCTCCGAGGTGATGTTCTTCGCCGCCTTCTTCGGCGCCTTGTTCTACGTCCGCGTCCTCAGCGTGCCCTGGCTTTCCAGCGGCGACAACCTCGCACTGCTGTGGCAGGGCTTCGTCGGCAACTGGCCGACCGCCGGTCCGGGCAAGGCAGCGCCCTTCACCCCGATGGACGCCTGGGGCATTCCGGCGATCAACACCATCATCCTGCTGACGTCCGGTGGCACGCTGACCTGGGCCCACCATGGGCTGCGCCACGGCAATCGTGGCCAGTTGAAGCTCGGACTGCTGATCACGATCCTCCTCGGCGTGACCTTCCTCACCCTGCAGGTCCACGAGTACAGCCACGCCTACTCCGAACTCAACCTGCGGCTGGATACCGGCGTCTACGGCTCGACCTTCTACTTCCTCACGGGCTTCCACGGCCTGCACGTCACGGTCGGCGCGATCATGCTCACGGTGATGCTGCTTCGCGCAATGGCGGGGCATTTCCGCCCGGACGACCACTTCGGCTTCGAAGCCGCCACCTGGTACTGGCACTTCGTCGACGTCGTGTGGCTCATGCTCTTCGTCGTCGTCTATTGGCTGTGA